One genomic window of Rhizomicrobium sp. includes the following:
- a CDS encoding efflux RND transporter permease subunit, translating to MTWIVRVALERPLTFIVMAILIVIVGPLAAMSMPTDIFPDIRIPVIGVAFQFTGLSPDEMAGRIVTPYERVLTTTVNDIEHIESTSIPGIGIDKIYFQPGADIRLANAQVTAISQTALKQFPPGATPPLILNYNASTVPILQLAFSGEHMTEQQILDLAQNFVRPVLSTIPGAAIPYSYGGKVRQLQVDLDSQALQAKGLSAQDVENAIAAQNQILPAGTVKFGATQYTVKLNDAPVTIEDLNNIPIKAVNGATIYLHDVGHVRDGNPPQQSVVHVNGQRAVLTTVLKTGSASTLDIVQGVKDALPRLAATLPPNFKINLLNDQSVFVKGAISGVVREGAIAAALTSLMILLFLGSWRSTVIIAISIPLAILCALAGLWYAGETLNIMTLGGLALAVGILVDDATVTIENINWHLEHGKPVTTAILDGAAQIVQPAFVSLLCICIVFVPMFALKGVAGFLFVPLAEAVVFAMIASFILSRTLVPTMAMYLLKPHAVAGHEAPGIAPSNPLSRFQRGFEARFEDIREGYRNLLAMALGNRRAFVIGFLAFVLVSFLLFPFLGSNFFPAVDSGQITLHVRPPVGTRLEHASAMFGDIEKQIRKTIPPQEIESIVDNIGLPTSAINTVYNNSGLIGYQDGDIYVTLKPDHHATADYVRTLRVTLPRQFPGTAFSFLPADIISQILNFGAPAPIDVQVAGPKIDKDRAYALELLHRLQGISGIADARMQQSFQNPQLRVDVDRSRMAQFGLTERDVTNSVVTTLAGSSQVAPTFWLNPQNGVSYPIVAQTPEYQITNLAALENVPITGAAGGLQILGGLSKITREQSDAVVSHYNVMPVIDLYATTQDRDLGAVAADVRQAIADTANDLPRGVTVKLRGQVVTMDAAFTGLSYGLLAAIVLIYLLIVVNFQSWLDPFVIITALPAALAGIVWMLFGTGTTLSVPALTGAIMCMGVATANSILVVSFARERLDATGDAMLAAVEAGITRFRPVLMTALAMIIGMAPMALGLGEGGEQNAPLGRAVIGGLIFATCATLVFVPVVFSIVHGRKAHRPSGEFDRPAPSAGEEAYA from the coding sequence ATGACCTGGATCGTTCGCGTCGCGCTGGAGCGGCCTCTCACCTTCATCGTGATGGCGATCCTGATCGTGATCGTCGGGCCGCTGGCCGCGATGTCGATGCCGACCGACATCTTTCCCGACATCCGCATTCCGGTGATCGGCGTCGCCTTCCAGTTCACCGGCCTGTCGCCGGACGAGATGGCCGGACGCATCGTGACGCCCTATGAGCGCGTGCTGACCACGACCGTCAACGACATCGAGCACATCGAAAGCACCTCGATCCCCGGCATCGGCATCGACAAGATCTACTTCCAGCCCGGCGCCGACATCCGCCTCGCCAATGCCCAGGTGACCGCGATCTCGCAGACGGCGCTCAAGCAGTTCCCGCCGGGCGCCACGCCGCCGCTGATCCTGAACTACAACGCCTCCACCGTGCCGATCCTGCAGCTCGCCTTCTCGGGCGAGCACATGACGGAGCAGCAGATCCTCGACCTGGCGCAGAATTTCGTGCGCCCGGTGCTGAGCACGATTCCGGGCGCGGCGATTCCCTATTCCTATGGCGGCAAGGTCCGCCAGCTCCAGGTCGATCTCGACTCCCAGGCGCTGCAGGCCAAGGGATTGTCGGCGCAGGATGTGGAGAACGCCATCGCGGCGCAGAACCAGATCCTTCCCGCCGGCACGGTGAAGTTCGGCGCGACGCAATACACGGTCAAGCTGAACGACGCGCCGGTGACGATCGAGGATTTGAACAACATCCCGATCAAGGCGGTGAACGGCGCGACGATCTATCTTCACGATGTCGGCCATGTCCGCGACGGCAACCCGCCGCAGCAGAGCGTGGTGCATGTCAACGGCCAGCGCGCCGTGCTGACCACGGTTCTGAAGACCGGTTCGGCCTCGACGCTCGACATCGTGCAGGGCGTCAAGGACGCGCTGCCCAGGCTCGCCGCGACGCTGCCGCCGAATTTCAAGATCAACCTGCTCAACGACCAGTCGGTGTTCGTGAAGGGCGCGATCTCCGGCGTGGTGCGCGAAGGCGCCATCGCCGCGGCGCTGACCAGCCTGATGATCCTGCTGTTCCTGGGAAGCTGGCGCTCGACCGTGATCATCGCGATCTCGATCCCGCTCGCGATCCTCTGCGCCCTGGCGGGACTGTGGTATGCCGGCGAGACGCTCAACATCATGACGCTGGGCGGGCTGGCGCTGGCGGTCGGCATCCTGGTCGACGACGCCACCGTGACGATCGAGAACATCAACTGGCATCTGGAGCACGGCAAACCGGTCACGACCGCGATCCTCGACGGCGCGGCGCAGATCGTGCAGCCGGCCTTCGTCTCGCTGCTCTGCATCTGCATCGTGTTCGTGCCGATGTTCGCGCTGAAGGGCGTCGCCGGCTTCCTCTTCGTGCCGCTGGCCGAAGCGGTGGTGTTCGCGATGATCGCGTCCTTCATCCTGTCGCGCACGCTGGTGCCGACGATGGCGATGTACCTGCTGAAGCCGCACGCGGTCGCCGGTCATGAAGCGCCCGGAATCGCGCCGAGCAATCCCTTGTCGCGCTTCCAGCGCGGCTTCGAGGCGCGGTTCGAGGACATCCGCGAGGGCTATCGCAACCTGCTGGCCATGGCGCTCGGCAACCGGCGCGCCTTCGTGATCGGCTTCCTGGCTTTCGTCCTGGTGTCGTTCCTGCTGTTCCCGTTCCTGGGCTCGAACTTTTTCCCCGCGGTCGATTCCGGCCAGATCACGCTGCATGTCCGCCCGCCGGTCGGCACGCGCCTGGAGCACGCCTCGGCGATGTTCGGCGACATCGAGAAGCAAATCCGCAAGACGATCCCGCCCCAGGAGATCGAGTCCATCGTCGACAATATCGGCCTGCCGACCAGCGCGATCAACACGGTGTACAACAACTCCGGCCTGATCGGTTACCAGGACGGTGATATCTATGTGACGCTGAAGCCGGATCATCACGCCACGGCGGATTACGTGCGCACCCTGCGCGTGACCCTGCCCCGCCAGTTCCCCGGCACCGCGTTCTCCTTCCTGCCGGCCGACATCATCAGCCAGATCCTGAATTTCGGCGCGCCGGCGCCGATCGACGTGCAGGTCGCCGGCCCCAAGATCGACAAGGACCGCGCCTACGCGCTCGAACTGCTGCACCGCCTGCAGGGCATATCGGGCATCGCCGACGCGCGCATGCAGCAGTCCTTCCAAAATCCGCAATTGCGCGTCGATGTCGACCGCTCGCGCATGGCGCAATTCGGACTGACCGAGCGCGACGTCACCAATAGCGTGGTGACGACGCTCGCCGGCAGCTCGCAGGTCGCGCCGACCTTCTGGCTCAATCCGCAGAACGGCGTGTCCTATCCGATCGTGGCGCAAACGCCGGAATACCAGATCACCAACCTGGCGGCGCTCGAGAACGTGCCGATAACGGGCGCGGCCGGCGGGCTCCAGATCCTGGGCGGATTGAGCAAGATCACGCGGGAGCAATCCGATGCCGTAGTCTCGCATTATAATGTGATGCCGGTCATCGACCTTTACGCGACGACACAGGACCGCGACCTCGGCGCGGTCGCCGCCGACGTGCGCCAGGCTATCGCCGACACCGCCAACGACCTGCCCCGGGGCGTGACCGTGAAGCTGCGCGGCCAGGTCGTGACGATGGACGCGGCGTTCACCGGCCTGTCCTACGGCTTGCTCGCCGCCATCGTCCTGATCTATCTGCTGATCGTGGTGAACTTCCAGTCCTGGCTCGATCCCTTCGTGATCATTACCGCCCTGCCCGCGGCGCTGGCCGGCATCGTGTGGATGCTGTTCGGAACCGGCACGACGCTGTCGGTGCCGGCCCTGACCGGCGCCATCATGTGCATGGGCGTGGCGACGGCGAACTCGATCCTGGTCGTCAGCTTCGCGCGCGAGCGGCTGGACGCCACCGGCGACGCGATGCTGGCGGCGGTCGAGGCCGGCATCACCCGCTTCCGCCCCGTTCTGATGACGGCGCTCGCCATGATCATCGGCATGGCGCCGATGGCGCTGGGGCTGGGCGAAGGCGGCGAGCAGAACGCCCCGCTCGGCCGCGCCGTGATCGGCGGCCTGATTTTCGCAACCTGCGCCACGCTGGTGTTCGTGCCGGTGGTGTTCAGCATCGTCCATGGACGCAAGGCCCATCGCCCGAGCGGCGAATTCGACCGGCCCGCGCCGTCCGCCGGAGAAGAAGCCTATGCCTGA